The segment TGAAAATAAAGAAGATGTGTTAGGTTCCATTGACATGTTAAAGGATGTCATAGAAAGCGTTATCCAGTTTTCATATTGAATTTCTACAGTACAAGGCCACTCTTGTACTGTTTTATTTTGAATAATTGGTAAGTATTATTGACAATATGTTAATTATACTTTACATTTAGTATATAAAAGTTAACAAAAAGGAGAAGTATATGCTTTGTAATCGGGTGAAAGAATTAAGGGCTCGTCACGGGTTTTCCCAGTCTGATTTGGGCAGCTTGGTGGGTGTAACTAGGCAAACAATAGGCTTTATTGAAAAAGGGGAATTTTCGCCTTCCATTGCTTTAACTTTAAGGCTTGCCAAGCATCTGAAAGTAAAAGTAGATGAGTTATTTTGGTTAGAAGGAGAGGATGAGGAGAATGAATAATGATTTAAGGATTCAGCTTCCACTTTGGACAATCGCATTTTGCATTCTATTGATGCCACTGACTTTTAGTCTTGTGCAGTTGTTTGATTTAATGATTCATAATTCTGATGCTTTTTTCGTTATGAATGGCACAGAGACTTTCTTTAATTGGGGTTTAATGTCCATCCAATTATTCACGGTTAGTAGCTTATTACTTATCTCTTTCTATATTGCATTTTATCGGAGATATAGAAAACATAATGAAAACAACCCTAAAGAAAAACTTTACCTATTTCTTTTTTATCGACCAGGTGAGTTATTGGAAGATGATGAAATGCTTCAACAGGTGTCCAAAAATGCCACAAAAAAGGTCTACATACTTTATGCAAATGCACTTCCGTTGCTTGCACTTCTGATGGTATTCCCTTTTCATCGTTTTGTCTTCATCATGGGGATCTTGCTGGTCATTATCATTCAGAACCTTATTTTTTACAGTGAGACCCGCCAATACTTCTCTGGCAACTATTCATTCGGCAATAAAGTTAAAAAGCCAGACCGTGACCTCTCCAAAGCGAATAAGAGCGTTATACGGGGAATCGCGATTGTAAGTCTTATCATAATAGCTCTATCTGTAGGAAGGCTTGCTCAAATCCATTCTAATTCACAAAGTATCCTTCCTCAGATGGAAGCTTGTATGGACGAGGGTGGTACAGCACTTATAGAGAGTGGCAGTTTATGGAGCCTTACGAAGTTCACATGCAAATAGGCATTGCTTTGCGCAATGCCTCAGACTGTTGACAAACTATAAACTAGTTAGGTTATCTGTTGGAAGAGTTGATCTTCGTTGCAGGAGCTTCGCTTTCCGCGGGCGGTCCGGGAGCCTCCTCGGGCTAACGCCCTGCGGGGTCTCCCATGTCCCTTCCTCCCGCAGGAGTCTTCGCTCCTTCCACTGCGATCAACTAGAGAATTTCATTATTTTAAGCTTTGTCTACACACTGAGGCATTGCTTTGCGCAATGCCTTATTTTCTTTCCAAAATGCTTTTGATTTGGTCTGTATACATCCTATCTAATCCTTCCGTTGTGTAATGGAAATTCTCCATACTTGATACTTTAGTAATCCCCATTTCTACTAGGCGGGCATCGAGTTTATTCAGAACAAAGGTTGGATGTTCACCATTGCTGTCATAACTGCCGGCTTCATCATTCAAATCTATCTTTCTTCCATCAATGAACTCAACTTTGTAATAAAAATCACCTTTATTATGGGTAAAAGGAAGATAAAACCTATCCCCACGAACGCCAGCATCTATTTTCACCACATCATTAAAGTCATACTTCTTGCCTTGTGGATATAGGAAGGAATGGTCTATGATATTCTGATGCGTTATTACGGTGACAGAGGAAAATATAATATAAAAACCAAGAATATTAGTTACGATGAAGCCGATCCATAAAGCCCTACGCTTTCTAGTGATTGGAGTCTTCTCCCTCTCCCAATATTTTCTAAAGAAAAAATAGAAGAATAGGAGAAATAGATAAAGGACAATAATAATGATAAATCTAGAGTATGGATAGTTGAAAATCCATAACACATAGTCATCAGGTACAAATATCTTATACTGAAGATATCCTATAAAGATAAATATAGAAAAACTTAAAATTAGGACCAATAAAGTACCTAATATGTAAACTAAAACTCTCCCTGCTACTTTCAAATCGATCAAATCCCCATTCCAAAAAACTATCTGATTTCTTTATGTTTCAGTCACCTTCAAGTAATAAAGGAATCAATGAAATTTGCCAACGCCTGAATCCCTCGATGAAACTGAAAGGAACCTGCCACAATAATACAAGACATACCAATTCCACTGATTAACCCCGTAACGGATCGGAGGAAATTGTTGCTTACCCGCCAACCACGTAGCTGAGTATATCCATCAACTACCATTGGAAAGTTCAAAAGAACACCAAGTACTAGCAATTTCAAAAATGCTATGTCTGCTGCCATCCATAGCAATGGAACCACAGCAAGGTAACCTAGCAATATCGACATACACCTGTAGCACATTGGGAACTGCCTGCCCCCTATGACAAGCGAGCGTTCTTTTTTTCTATGACAAGGAAAAAAACGTAAGGTTATAATAGCATGTAAATATTCATTCATTTGTTATTCCCCTTAATTAAATGGATTGCAATCACAGTCTGTGCAATCCAACCCATTTGACTCCCCTGAAGACCTCTCTGAAGATCTCGGAAGTGGCATATGACAATAGAAACAATCCCAAATCCCGCCACTTGTATTTTTCTTTTTCCTATCCTGTCTTTTCATATAGTAATGGATGCTTGCAAACAATCCAATTATACTTAAAATTAGAAAGATAATGCTAGCGACCAGCTCTGATGTTGAACTGGACACAATAATCCCATAAATACTACCTATGGAAGTGATACTGAATAAAGCCCATAAAATAAAAATCATATGCAACCCTCTTTTAGTTGTTAATTAATTGATAAAATACCCTTTCCTCCACTCCATACAATTCTTTCCTCATGATGAAAATCCTGCTTCCCCTTGTCGAATATGTATCTTTTTTCCTATTATTTTGTGAGAGTCTCCACGTCCTTCCGCTCATTTTACGAAAATCTATTCTGAAAGCGTTCCCTTTTCCGATAGAATAGATGGGGAGATATCTCCTATTTAAATACAAAAAGGAGTGTTGAAATGAGAAGGTTGGTGGTCATATTGTTAGTAGCATTACTAGTTGTTCCAGTTTCAGTTAATGCAGGCACGATTGGTGGAAAAGACAATCCTGGGGGTGTACCTGGCCAATGGTATGTGGGTGATACACCAAGTAACGTTGATCCGAACAAACCGGTTCTTGTATTCGTCCACGGAATCAACAGTTCATCAAAGACTTGGTGGGAAAACAATAATATGTATCAGACAGCCCTGAACAATGGATATGAAACAGCATTCATCGATGTCCATCCAGATAAAAATATGTGGGATAACGGGGCCATCATCAACAATCGGATACGAGATATAGCCAACCATTTCAACCAAAAGAAGATTGTGATTGTCGCACACAGTAAAGGCGGCATTGATTCTCAGAACGCCCTTGTTCATTATGGAGCCCACCCTTATGTATCTAACCTCATCACTCTATCCACGCCTCATTATGGCTCACAGCTTGCAGACCTTGCTTACAGTGGCTGGGCAAGCTGGCTTTCAGGCATTCTAGGAAGTAAAAATGATGCAACCTACTCGCTTCAAACCGGTTATATGAACAGCTACAGACCTCAAATGGATAATCACATAAACCGTAATCGTAACAGAATCTATACACTCGCCGGAACCAGCTGGGGGAGCTTTGGATCTTCCCTTTATTGGGGCGGCCTATACTTAAGCTCATATGGTTCTAATGATGGTGCCGTCACCGTCAGCAACTCCCGCCTCAACTATAGTACAGAAGTAAGGGTAAGCAACTGGAATCATACGACAGTACGTGAAGGCGGTACATTCCAATACTTCCGTCCCTATTTGACGACTACACAAACAGCCGGCTTTGCACTTGGTGAGGCAGCCGCTACAGTCGAACCCATGGAAAAGGAACCAATTAATATTAGTGCACTTCATCGGGGTGGTCAATTCCAGACCGAAGTGAAACAAACCTTCACTGTAGAGGAAAATGTACAAAAAATTGACCTGGATTGGTTGAGTGACAAGCAGACAAAAGATATCGAAATTATCAGCCCATCAGGGAAAGTTTATAATAATTTCGTCCATTCGGTCGATCAGGAAATTTTCAAAGGTGGCCATCACCACACATTCCAGATTCCGTCACCTGAACAAGGTCAATGGACCGTAAAAGCCAAGAAAGATAAAGCCGCCTACTTGATGACAGTTGGATATCATACCGACTTAAATGAGGAAGTGGTCTTGGAAGATGACACATTAGAACTGAAAAATAAAGGACAAAAAGTTAAGAATATGAATGTAGATGTCAAAATCAATAAAGATGGAAAGGCTAAAGCAGACTTTGGGATGAAAGTTGTCAATAAAGGTAAGGTCGACCTAGACTTTAAAGAAGAAGGTGTCTACACCATCACTCTAGATGTGAAAGGTACCACGATAAACGGGAATCCGTTTGAACGGACCATTGTGAAATCCATTTATGTAGATAAAAACGGAAATAGATACTGAATTCAAGGAAGTGCTCACCCTTGAGGGATGAGCACTTTTGTTAATCTAGTTGTATTTTTCTATTAGAACGGATTAGGGAATATCCTATTAGCAAACTCGCAATAATTAGTTGTGAAAACATAAACGCTTTTGCCCCAGCAGTAGGAGACCCTATTAGAAATGTTGCACCAATCAATAGTAAAATTCCTAATGATACTACAAACATATACACGGATCTTTCCTGCCTAATTAATTTATGCCCTAAAGCTACTAATATATAAATAAAACTTACTAGCATGATAATGGGAAAGAGCGGTTTAAACTTAATGGAATATACAAAGTAGTCTAGTTGTGATATGTTTTCCCTTTCTACTTCCCCATTGTTCAACCATGAAGTGATAATTGCTGTGTGCTTCCATTCAAAAGTGTCATCTATCAACCCACTCCCCTCATACCAAGCAGCGAAAGTGGCGATGCTGAAAAACAAAAATGCCAGACCGAACGGAATAGTTTTTTTCATGCTCATAAATATCCCTACCTTTAAAATCCTTCTATTGAAGTAAACGATTCTAAAAGCAAAAAGGTTTCAATCGGTCCGTTTATTTATTTTCACATTAGGGAACTACTACAACATTGAGGAGGTTCACTCATGAATAAAACAATCATCTATGCTGCCGCCTTAATGGTCGTTGCTCTTATAGGGGCTGGTTTCTATAACGGTTATCAGGACAATAAGGAAACAACTGATTCGGATCAATCATCGAAAACAATGGTCACACTCGGTGACTCATTGACATATGGAGTCGGTGACAAGTCCGGTGAAGGATACGTAGAAAATTTAGAAAAACTGATCCAAGAAGAGAAAGGCACAAATGTAAAAGTGAGAAACTACGGCATACCCGGGCAAGAATCCGGCGGTGTTGTAAAACAAGTCAAACTTACTAACATTCAGAACGACATTCGCAACGCTGATTATATCATCCTCTTTATTGGCACCAATGATTTAATTCAAAGCAATGGCGGTGACTTAAATGTAATCAATGAAGAAAAGATCAAAGAAGGCGCGGTGGAATACGAGAAGAATATACAAGAAATTCTTAAGACGATTCGCCATGAAAATAAAGATGCTCCGATATTATTTCTAGGACTATACAATTCTTATCCAGATTCCGTTGAACATGAAAATATCATTGTCGAGTGGAATGAAAATAGCAAAAAGATAGTGGATGACTATGAGCGGATTAAATTTATTTCTACCAACGATCTTTTCAAGGAAAAATCAAAGGAGTACTTCAGTGATTCCTTGCATCCCAATGAAAAGGGATATGATTTGATGACTAAAAAGATAGTTAATGAATACGATTTTTAAAATTGAAAACGCTCAGGATTGAGCGTTTTCTTCCTTTAGTTACTGCCCAAAGATTTTAAGTAATCCCCAGCATATTCAATATTGAATACACCCCCTTCATGGGCTAATTGGTTTAGCAGATGAGCATGTCCAACTCCATATATGACCAATAGTCGATCACTTTCACAGACTAGACTTTTTATGTTTTTATAGATTAGTAAATTACGATAATACCAATAATTTGCGACCCATTTGGCACCAATTAGATCGTTATTCTCCCCTATTAACGCGATATCCATATATAATTGATGATTCTTCCTCACTTGTTGTGTTTCATTCAAAAAAATAAGATATTCCCCAATTGTTGAGGTACGAGCCTTTTCATTGGCTTCTGCTACCATTCTTTCTAGATTCATGAATAGCCGCCTAGACAATTTTGTTTCATGCGTTTGCATGTATTCGAATATATCTGGTACACCTACTTCTTCGTTCCAATCTACTGCGAATATGTTTGAATGACCTAATTCTTTTGCTAATTGGAATCCGAATTGATGGCGTTCATTAGCAGATATTTTAAAGTTTCCAGATATGTAATCTTGATACTCATTTGTTAGTTTCAATTGATACTTTAATGGATACTCCAACACTATTTTCGTAGGGGAAAATTCTTTCAAACAACTTATAACATTACATACCTCCACCTGTTTGCGTGGTGAGAAAATGTCCAACTCATCGGTTTTTGCATAATCTTGAACAGCAGACTTTTCAAAGTGATCTGTACCTAATATCATGAATGTTGGTTTATTGGACATCGCCTTACTCCTTTACTTTTCCCAATAATTATTTAAGACCTTTATCATTTTCCTGGAGTCATTTCAAAGTGTTCTTCCTTCAATTCAATAAGCGCGATACTTTCGTTTAGGCCCTTTATCTTTAACGCTAAACTCTCTACTCCAAATTTCTCAGTAAAAGTATGGCTTCCTACCAAAAGGTTTATGCCTGCAAACTGAGCATATTGAATAGAATATAAGCTTGCCTCTCCAGTTATGTAAGTATCGCATCCCTGTTCCAAAGCAAATTTAATATGATCTGTTGAATGGCCTGCACCAGTCAACACACCTACTTTCTTTACTTTATTCCCATGGTTTTTCCACGCTCTGACGGGTTCATTCAACTCCGTACTCATTTTCTCTACAAGAGTCTCAAAACTTTTACCTTCATTAAGCTCACCTATACCAGGCATACTAGAGTTCTTATACTCCGAAAATCGTATAATGTTATCAATTCCAATTCGATTCATCAATGAAGTGCATGTCCCAAAATCAATATAATCCAGGGGCCCATGGATCCAGAAATGGCTTATGTTATACTCTTTTAATCTCTTTGTACATTCATCTTTCAATCCATAAATGAAATCCCATGCGTCATGATGAGTAATGATTAAATCAACTTGAGCAGCTTTTGCCTGCTCTATTACTTCAATTGAAAGGTTGGTTGAATATCCAATCGTCTTTATCATGTTATTGGATGTGTTGGTAAATCCGTAATCATCATTGAATTCTTCTAACAATTCTCTAGGGAAAAGCTCATTGATAGTGGCATTGAATTTTGTGATGTTCATAATTCCCTCCTAAAGTATGCATAAATAAACTATTAGTCTATTGCTTTTAACAAAAGATTTAATTCCTTTTCAATTGAAGTTCCGTTATATTCTTTTGTTATTTCGAATGGCTTTTTATATAGACAGGCGTATTTCAATGCAAGAAAACCATCCATAGGGAACGTATAATTTTGCCACTCTTGCCGATAACCTAATATTCCACGCTGTTTAATCACTCTGTCTAACTCCTTCACTACACATAATACGAAATCATCAAAATTACATACAGTTTTCAATATTGTTCTTGGAAAATTCTTATTTTGAACTATTTCGGCAATGTAGTTTTGTTTTTCCGTTATAGTTATCTCTAACTCCTCAAAGTTACGCTTGAATTCCCACCCTAATAGGATTGGCCCCATATTCCAATCAATTCCCCCTTTTATATGATGAAAAGCTCCTTCTTTCCAACTTAATTTACATAGTGGATGAATCGATGCAAGATATGATAAAAAGTCTCCTAGAGCATCAGAATGAAAGGTAGGAGAAAATTCGAATTTCTTACCGTTAATTTCAAAAATACATGTTGCATTTCCGCTTTTGATATCTATGTATGAAAACTTCATATATCGCACCCCGTATTTTTATAATTTTACTTACCTTTCAATTATTTCAAACATTTGGAATTAACTCAATAAAAAAAAAGCAGGCTCAATCCATATAGAATCAAGCCTGCTCTTATTAGAATTCCAGCTCCTGCAACAATTTCTTTCTAGAGTAAAAGTAGTAGATTGATTGAATCGTTAAATAAACCCCTGAAACGCTCGCGAAATGCAGGAGAGAATGAAGATTTTCCATTATACCCCCAACATCCTGTGAAAAGGATAAGATATAGATAAACGCTATGGTGCATCCAAGAATTGGTGCAAAAAAGAATAATACACCCATTTCCTTTGATACAAATGTCTGCATTTCTTTTTTTGTAATGCCAATCTTAAACAACTTCTTGTATTTCGCTTTCTCCTCTTCTATATTAGAGAAAATAGTAAGATAAAGCAGGATGAAAGAGCCAAAGAAAAACAAGATACTGATGAACGAGGATACCAGAAACATGATTTTAGATGAAATTTTAATTACATTATATGCTGAGATTTTAGAGACTGGTTGAAAGATTTCTAGTTCGTCCTCTTCATAGAATGTTTCACGGACACTTTTAAAGGGAAGCGTGTTTTGACTCAGATTTTCCAGCGTGTTTTTCAACTCCTCCACCACAACTTCTGTTTGCTTCCAATCTTTGAAATTCAATAAATGCAAGGTGACTTCATCGCCTACTAAATCACTACTAAGCTCTTGGAACACCTTATCATGTACAACCAGCAACGAGTATGGCGTGATTCTATGAGAGTTCAATTGGTCGTTCATCACAAATTTTTTACGCTTAAATTGATAAGGGTTGTTTCCATCCATGAGTATAAGCCCATTTTCATACATACCCTCATCGTATACATACTTTGGATCCCTATTTATCCATTCAAGTAATTCATCCTCTGACAATATTTCTTCTGTATCCATAATGCGATTAAAGTCAGAGATTCCCATGAACGTAAAATCATAATAGGCATCTTCCCAGTATGGATCATCTTGATAGAAAATGAACATGTTCACTTTCTCGTAATCTTCAACAGGGTTTTCCGGTTTATCAACAATGTTGAACAATTCTTCTTTCGTTAGCGTATTCCTTGTTTCGGTCTCTGCGTAGAAGAGATCATATGGATTGGAGTTGATTGCCTGCCTTTCTCCTTCCGCACCGACAATCAACATCATGCTTGTGTAAAAGATCGTGACCATGCTCATGATGGTGATCAGGAGCATAATCGCCACCAACTGATTGAATTTGTACTCAAGATTGCTTAAAGCAAGCATCCTTTTGAAATAATAGGATTTATGCTTCTTCGCCTTTTTTATCAAGAAACTCATTCCTTGAGAAAGGACAATATAAAGGCTCATAAAAATTCCGAGTGTACTTAGAAGCAAATAGCCTCCTGCATCTCCTTGGGCTAAGGAAGGGATGGCAAACAATACAACACTGCCAATCAGCAGGATGACCCCGAGCAACCCAAAAACAGGACTCCTACCTTTGATCATATCTGCCACTTTATCACTTTTCAGATTGTGAGAAACGGTTCTCCTCAAGGTCAAGTATAGAGTGATAAAAACTGAAATCAGGAAGATAGCAAGATATGTCAAGATAGAATAAACGATCATTTCCTGTGAGAGATGGAATGGCACCTCTCCCAAGCCAGAGAATTTGATGAAAAGTAAGAATAGTAACCGTGAAAAAACCATCCCTGTCAAGATACCAGATACAATGGACGCAAAAGCAATCAGCGCATTTTCTACTAATAATAGTTTTGCGATATCCCTTTTGGACATGCCTAAAGTCATCAGGAGTGCGAATTCCTTTTTTCTTCTCCTAGTAAAAATACGGTGGGCATATGTAATAAAGAATACAGTGAAAAAGACAAGCGCTGCTCCAGGTATAGATAATGCATCCTTTATACTCTCACTCTCTTTGACCGCCACCACTGAATCATTAAAATAGATCGTGCTATACATAAAGAAGAAGAACACAGCAAAGCTGTTGCACAGATAATAGAATAGGTATTTCCCCTTGTTCCCTTTCGCCATCTTCCAAACCAGTTGATTAAATGTCATGGCTCCTACCTCCCAACACGGCAAGATTGTCCATAATCTGGTTCAAAAACTCCTTTCTGTCTCCTTTTCTGACAATATAGGAATCTATTTTTCCGTCTTTAATGAAAACAACCTTTCGGCAATAGCTAGCGGCGAATACATCATGTGTAACTACAACGACGGTCGTGGAGAGCTCTTTCACAATTTTCTCGAAACACTCCATGATGACTGTGGATGATTTCGAATCCAGGTTTCCGGTTGGTTCATCCGCAAAAATAATGGTAGGATCGTTCACCAGAGCACGACTAACGGCCGTCCTTTGTTGCTGCCCACCGGAAATGTTAAACGGGTATTTATCCAATATAGCGTCTATGCCAAACAACTCGGATAGTCCCTTCGCCTTCTCCTCCATTTCTGCCACTGATTTTTTCTCCAGCACCATCGGAACTAGTATATTTTCTTTCACAGTCAGACTATCTAGCAGGTTGAATTCTTGGAAAACAAACCCTAATTGTTTTCTTCTGAAAAGGGCTAATTCATCCCCGTTCATTTCACTGATTTCTCTTCCTGCAATCAATACTTCCCCAGATGTAGGTGCATCAATTCCACTCATCATATGAAGCAATGTCGTTTTTCCACTTCCAGACGGACCCATGATGGCGATGAATTCGCCCTTATTTATGGAAAGGTTTACGCCATCGATTGCAGTTGTTGCTCCTTCCGCACCGGCATCCCCATATATTTTCACTAATTTACTGGCTTCTAAGATTGTTTCCCCCATTGTATGGCCTCCTCACGCAACTTAAGATGCAAGTCACCTTCTATTTATATCTATATAGTACTAAGTGGCCGTTTTACCTACCATGGAACAATACGAAAAAAACCTTACACTTTTGTAAGGTATCTAATCGTGACTGTAGTCCCCTTGGAAGTTTCCGACTCAATTGAGATCCGATGATTGAGCCGGTCCGCGATTTTTTTACATAGGTACAGCCCTATACCTGATGAGTTCTCGTATTTCCTCCCGTTTTCCCCAGTGAAAAATGCTTCAAACACTCTTTCTAGATCATAGGACTCAATGCCAACCCCTTCATCTGTAATAACTAGTATGACATCGTCTTCTTCTATATCCACTTGAAATCTTATCTTTTTGCTTCCTTCTTTTCCGCTTGAGTATTTAATGGCATTGGAGATGATCTGATCTAGCATCGCTTCGTTCCATTTTTGGTCCGTAATGATGAAAACAGCTTGTTCCTCACTATCCAATACCGGGAAAACTGATTGATAGATAAATTCACTTTTTCGATTATTTATCACCTTACGCAAGGATGATAGAAGGTCGATTGACTTTATATCCAAATCATTTTCGAAGCTGTCCATCCTGATCATGGTCAATCCTTGTTCAATGGCAGTATGTAGTCGTTTATTTTCCAGTTGTAATTTATCAATAGCTTCCGAACTGCTTTTTGTATTCTTCTCATTCTGGATAATTAGGTCCATAACAGATACCGGTGTCTTCAAGTGGTGCATCCAGTGGGATAAGAAATACAGCCTTTCTCTATTCTTTTCGATCTGTTCATTCTTTTCCCTGGAATGTTCATGATTCATTTTCTTAATCCAATTATAAAAACCTTTTTGTTCTTCTGTATGCACCTTCATATCTGCATGCTGATTTGCGAGCTTCTTTTCTATCGCTTCATTTACCTGGTAATAACGGTAACCATCAATGAGAAGGTAGACAATTAGGAGAAATACCCCTACGGAAAAAGGATATAGTATTTCTGTATTAGCAGGCTCAATCAGATGGAAAAAGGTGATGACAGCAGCCATATTAAATATATAGAACGAAATGAGGAGACTTCTATCTTTGAAAAATCTCTTTAATATTCTATTATCCATTTGTTTTGCCTAACTCAGTAGGCACACTCAGCATATAGCCCACTCCTCTTTTGCTTGTGATGACCTTTGGGAGTCCAAGAGAAGAAAGCTTTTGCTTGATTCTAGTCATATTGACCGTCAATGTATTATCATCAACAAAGGTTAACGAGTCCCATACTTCTTCTATCAGTGTTTCTCTTGGAATATAGGCATTGTGTTGTTCCATTAATTTTTTCAACAATATGTATTCATTTTTACTAAGTTCTTCGCGCTTTTCACCAAAATGAGCTGCAAGGGTTTGACTGTTTATTTTCAATGAGCCTACAGCTAGACTGCCACTATCTTTTCCTGCGTATTCCCCGTAAACTCGTCTCATAGTTGCCTTTACTTTTGTATGTAATAAGTCAAAAGTGAAGGGTTTTGTTATATAGTCATCCGCTCCAAGTTCAATTGCCATGATTTGATCCATCTCGGTACTTCTCGCAGAAATGATGATGATAGGAACGGTTGATTGCTGCCTAATGCTCCTGCATAAAAAGTATCCATCATAGTATGGTAGATTAATATCTAATAAGACAAGGTCTGGCTGTGCTTTTACAAAACCCTCCATTATATGTTGAAAATCCGTTGGCTGGTATATCACATAACCGTATCGTGCTAAATGCCCTCCAACAAGTTCATTTAATTGCCTATCATCTTCAATAAGCATGATCTTATGCATGTCTTAAATCCCCTTTTATTTTGCCGAGCTGTTTTATGTATATTTTACCATATAAATTATCTTGGATTCATTCTCAATCGATGAATATATGTCACACCACAAAAATTCCCATTGGGAAAATAAAGGTTTATTTCTTGTATAATTTCAATCTTTTATTCTGAATTTTCCCAATATAAATTCTTTCTTTAATATGCTAAATTATTCTTGTGTTACCAATTGAGAGGAGATGAGCATGAGGATGAAGAAAAAGGGTCAATCAAAGAAAGTGTTTTTA is part of the Sutcliffiella sp. FSL R7-0096 genome and harbors:
- a CDS encoding response regulator transcription factor, whose translation is MHKIMLIEDDRQLNELVGGHLARYGYVIYQPTDFQHIMEGFVKAQPDLVLLDINLPYYDGYFLCRSIRQQSTVPIIIISARSTEMDQIMAIELGADDYITKPFTFDLLHTKVKATMRRVYGEYAGKDSGSLAVGSLKINSQTLAAHFGEKREELSKNEYILLKKLMEQHNAYIPRETLIEEVWDSLTFVDDNTLTVNMTRIKQKLSSLGLPKVITSKRGVGYMLSVPTELGKTNG